A stretch of the Rosa rugosa chromosome 5, drRosRugo1.1, whole genome shotgun sequence genome encodes the following:
- the LOC133712613 gene encoding 1-aminocyclopropane-1-carboxylate oxidase homolog 4-like, whose protein sequence is MAANSTLIGEQGYDRAEELKQFDDSKLGVKGLVDSGLSSIPRIFIHPPETLQQLQPTTRPDAQPIPTSGRRSSIVHQVSGACRNFGFFQITNHGIPSVVLDRTIAAVKAFHEQPPEVKARFYRREMIGHGVAYLSNVDLYTSKAASWRDTLLVKLGPLLEAADDVPKICRDEIVEWDGEIRRLGEELLGLGLVSEGLGLRAEKLKEMTCLGGRAMAGHYYPPCPQPDLTVGLVSHSDPGVLTVLLQDHIGGLQVKHDGAWVDVKPVPGALVINVGDVLQIISNEEYKSVDDRVLANPHNEARLSIAVLLNPSNREGVFGPFPELVSPEKPALYKEFKFSEFLMRFFQKELNDKSLVNYFKLH, encoded by the exons ATGGCGGCAAATAGTACCTTGATCGGCGAACAGGGTTATGATCGAGCTGAGGAACTGAAGCAATTCGACGACTCCAAGCTCGGAGTAAAAGGCCTCGTCGACTCGGGTCTCTCCTCCATCCCTCGAATCTTTATCCACCCGCCCGAAACATTACAGCAATTGCAGCCcacgacccgacccgacgcccAACCAATCCCCACCTCCGGTCGCCGCTCCTCAATTGTCCACCAAGTCAGCGGCGCGTGCCGCAACTTCGGTTTCTTCCAGATCACCAACCACGGCATACCGTCGGTGGTTCTCGACCGTACGATCGCCGCCGTCAAGGCCTTCCACGAGCAGCCTCCGGAAGTCAAAGCGCGGTTCTACCGCAGAGAGATGATAGGCCATGGCGTAGCGTATCTATCCAACGTTGACCTGTACACCTCCAAAGCCGCCAGCTGGCGCGACACGCTTCTGGTGAAGCTCGGCCCTTTGCTGGAGGCCGCCGACGACGTTCCGAAGATTTGTAGGGACGAAATAGTTGAGTGGGACGGGGAGATCCGACGGCTGGGAGAGGAGCTTCTGGGGCTGGGGCTGGTGAGTGAAGGGCTGGGATTGCGAGCGGAGAAGCTGAAGGAGATGACGTGTCTGGGTGGGAGGGCGATGGCGGGCCACTACTACCCGCCCTGCCCGCAGCCTGATCTAACGGTTGGGCTTGTTTCACACAGTGACCCTGGAGTATTGACCGTGCTGCTTCAAGATCATATCGGTGGGTTGCAGGTTAAGCACGATGGGGCTTGGGTGGATGTGAAACCTGTCCCCGGTGCTCTTGTGATCAACGTTGGTGATGTACTCCAG ATTATTTCGAACGAGGAATACAAAAGTGTGGATGACCGGGTGTTGGCGAATCCACACAACGAGGCGCGTCTCTCAATAGCCGTGCTTTTGAATCCGAGCAATAGAGAGGGCGTGTTTGGTCCATTTCCGGAGCTGGTCTCGCCAGAGAAGCCAGCTCTCTACAAAGAGTTCAAGTTCTCGGAATTCCTGATGAGGTTCTTCCAGAAGGAATTGAATGACAAATCTTTGGTAAATTACTTTAAGCTGCACTGA
- the LOC133709908 gene encoding zinc finger protein VAR3, chloroplastic-like translates to MHKLFKTGRGILYPILLRNPKFLTPISQFHISSETLAPNRKLEFVVNEVQQLRSSNPSNEFVSASDTDEPSGPANVEGFAVQISHPWREWVDLMELLLKRGYFEGDENPFRNGQVGPKESNRIRTACLNFARERSSLLSLLSRKDVQIIAGYGCPSIDRKVVNSGKRLRAHVGVDEGDVCSSCGLRGDCERAYVKAREDEGGRTVDVMRFLLTHGLDPLTDTVGNKPSLNKKVKESVRRLLKEMVEYSTDKLDTDLPTNMTLKRVKPSPKHAMPQEKYNINVPMKQGDWICPKCNFLNFARNVKCLRCDGLFQERLAKLREDQDHLPLKKGDWICEKCNFLNFAKNSRCLQCKEKPPKRELNPGEWECDSCNYINFRKNMLCLKCDHKRPKTSAEPIHEDGGYHNSNSVSFGDTNVNDRSYSGQGRNDQNRGAGRWRFVVEENDDHSHSNSLDKTSRFVDFPIAGGKTELSQNPQKRNRWKLKMLEKSKGGTMDMASDDEFRSTSNERRVLFSDSTDDEEMAEWFGDRRLETQRLPSRPN, encoded by the exons ATGCACAAGCTTTTCAAAACCGGCCGTGGAATTCTCTATCCCATCCTCCTCAGAAACCCCAAATTCCTGACACCCATTTCACAATTTCACATCTCCAGCGAAACCCTAGCTCCCAATCGGAAGCTCGAATTCGTAGTCAATGAAGTTCAACAGCTTCGATCATCAAATCCCAGTAATGAATTTGTCTCGGCCTCAGACACCGACGAACCGTCCGGCCCGGCCAACGTGGAAGGTTTTGCGGTCCAGATTTCGCATCCATGGCGGGAATGGGTGGACCTGATGGAGCTTTTGCTGAAGAGAGGCTACTTTGAAGGAGACGAAAACCCGTTTCGGAACGGCCAAGTTGGTCCAAAGGAATCGAACCGTATCCGAACCGCTTGCCTTAATTTTGCTCGGGAAAGGTCGAGTCTTCTCAG CTTATTGTCGAGGAAAGATGTCCAGATCATTGCAGGGTATGGGTGCCCAAGCATAGACAGGAAAGTTGTCAACTCAGGAAAGCGGCTAAGGGCACATGTCGGGGTTGATGAAGGAGAT GTGTGCAGCTCCTGCGGTTTGAGAGGCGACTGTGAGAGAGCATATGTAAAGGCCCGTGAAGATGAAGGTGGACGTACTGTGGATGTCATGCGATTCTTGTTAACACATGGGCTTGATCCCCTTACTGATACAGTGGGGAACAAGCCTTCTCTAAATAAAAAGGTCAAAGAATCAGTGAGAAGGCTATTGAAAGAGATGGTGGAGTACAGCACTGATAAGCTTGATACCGATCTCCCAACGAACATGACTTTAAAAAGGGTTAAACCCTCGCCAAAACATGCAATGCCACAAGAAAAGTACAACATAAATGTTCCAATGAAGCAAGGCGATTGGATCTGCCCCAA ATGCAACTTCCTCAATTTTGCCAGAAATGTTAAGTGCTTACGTTGTGATGGTCTATTCCAAGAGAGACTGGCGAAACTAAGGGAGGATCAGGATCATCTTCCATTGAAGAAGGGGGACTGGATATGTGAAAA aTGCAATTTCCTAAATTTTGCCAAGAACAGTAGATGCTTGCAGTGCAAAGAGAAGCCACCCAAGCGAGAGCTAAATCCTGGAGAGTGGGAGTGTGACTC CTGCAATTACATCAATTTTAGGAAAAACATGCTATGCTTAAAATGTGATCATAAAAGGCCCAAGACTTCTGCTGAACCTATACATGAAGATGGAGGCTACCATAACAGTAATAGTGTTAGTTTTGGTGACACTAATGTTAATGATCGATCCTACTCAGGACAAGGTAGAAATGATCAAAACAGAGGTGCAGGCAGGTGGAGATTTGTGGTTGAAGAGAATGATGATCATAGCCACTCAAACTCATTAGATAAGACTTCCAGGTTTGTAGACTTCCCAATTGCAGGAGGTAAGACTGAACTGTCTCAGAATCCACAAAAGAGGAACAGATGGAAGTTGAAGATGTTAGAGAAGAGCAAAGGAGGCACAATGGATATGGCAAGTGATGATGAATTTAGGTCTACCAGTAATGAAAGAAGAGTATTGTTTTCTGATTCTACGGATGATGAAGAGATGGCTGAGTGGTTTGGGGATAGAAGGCTAGAAACACAAAGGCTTCCATCTAGGCCTAACTAA
- the LOC133709911 gene encoding 1-aminocyclopropane-1-carboxylate oxidase homolog 4-like gives MAANGTLIGEQGYDRAEEVKQFDDSKLGVKGLVDSGLSSIPRIFIHPPETLQQLQPTTRPHAQSIPTIDLSDRRSAIVDQVGGACRNFGFFQITNHGIPTVVLDRTIAAVKAFHEQPTEVKARFYRREMGRGVSYLSNVDLYTSKAASWRDTLQVKLGPVPASDDDVPEICRDEIVTWNKEIQRLGEELLGLVSEGLGLRAEKLKEMTCLEGRVMAAHYYPPCPQPDLTVGLTSHSDPGVLTLVLQDHIGGLQVKHDEAWVDVKPVPGALVINVGDLLQIISNEEYKSVDHRVLANPSHEPRVSIAVFLNPSNREGVFGPLPELVSPEKPALYKEFKFSEFMTRFFTKGLDGKTLVNYYKLQ, from the exons atggcgGCAAATGGTACCTTGATCGGCGAACAGGGTTATGATCGAGCCGAAGAAGTGAAGCAATTCGACGACTCCAAGCTCGGAGTCAAAGGCCTCGTCGACTCGGGTCTCTCCTCCATTCCCCGAATCTTCATCCACCCACCCGAAACCTTACAGCAATTGCAGCCCACGACCCGACCCCACGCCCAATCAATCCCCACCATAGACCTCTCCGATCGCCGCTCCGCCATCGTTGACCAAGTCGGCGGCGCGTGCCGCAACTTCGGTTTCTTCCAGATCACCAACCACGGCATACCGACGGTGGTTCTGGACCGTACGATCGCCGCCGTCAAGGCCTTCCACGAGCAGCCGACGGAGGTCAAGGCGCGGTTCTACCGTAGAGAGATGGGCCGGGGCGTATCGTATCTCTCCAACGTTGACCTGTACACCTCCAAAGCCGCCAGCTGGCGCGACACGCTTCAGGTGAAGCTCGGCCCTGTTCCGGCGTCCGACGACGACGTTCCGGAGATTTGTAGGGATGAAATTGTGACGTGGAACAAGGAGATCCAACGGCTGGGAGAGGAGCTGCTGGGGCTGGTGAGTGAAGGGCTGGGATTGCGCGCGGAGAAGCTGAAGGAGATGACGTGTCTGGAAGGGAGGGTGATGGCGGCCCACTACTACCCGCCGTGCCCGCAGCCTGATCTAACGGTTGGGCTTACGTCACACAGTGACCCTGGAGTGTTGACCTTAGTGCTTCAAGATCATATTGGTGGGTTGCAGGTTAAGCACGATGAGGCTTGGGTGGATGTGAAACCTGTCCCCGGTGCTCTTGTGATCAACGTTGGTGATTTACTCCAG ATTATTTCAAACGAGGAATACAAAAGCGTGGATCACCGGGTGTTGGCAAATCCAAGCCATGAGCCGCGTGTCTCGATCGCCGTGTTTCTGAACCCGAGCAATAGAGAGGGCGTGTTTGGTCCGTTGCCGGAGCTGGTCTCGCCGGAGAAGCCAGCTCTCTACAAAGAGTTCAAGTTTTCGGAATTCATGACGAGGTTCTTCACGAAAGGATTGGATGGCAAAACTTTGGTGAATTACTATAAGCTGCAGTGA
- the LOC133712614 gene encoding protein RGF1 INDUCIBLE TRANSCRIPTION FACTOR 1-like isoform X1 — protein sequence MKASNKRNTENERHHGVERLQASKTEKNDMVVPQWLKIVYSTVFFETCIAHSDAKKNGIDHFCIDCLQPICLNCLAHHMFHKHIKIRRYIYSDVINRQDLCKLFNCSGIQTYHTNKAKVVFLKQRHQPQQQEQQRQRQHYNKSREYMCTTCHKNLQDNSLYCSVACKVSAILGNECQRKTICGGHSFEDHNEKKGGKKNLEVPFSKRPKLRRKGVPLRSPMF from the exons ATGAAAGCCTCTAATAAGAGAAACACTGAGAATGAGAGACACCATGGAGTCGAACGTCTTCaggcatccaaaactgaa AAGAATGACATGGTGGTACCACAATGGTTGAAAATTGTGTACAGCACAGTATTCTTCGAGACTTGCATTGCACACTCGGATGCAAAAAAGAAcggtatagatcatttctgcattGATTGTCTTCAACCGATATGTCTGAACTGTCTTGCCCACCATATGTTTCACAAGCACATTAAG ATTCGGAGATATATTTACAGTGATGTGATTAATCGTCAAGACTTATGCAAGCTCTTCAACTGTTCTGGCATACAG ACATATCATACAAACAAAGCCAAAGTGGTATTCTTGAAGCAAAGGCATCAACCACAACAGCAAGAGCAACAGCGACAGCGACAACATTATAATAAATCGAGGGAGTATATGTGTACCACCTGCCACAAGAATTTGCAAGACAATTCCCTCTATTGCAGTGTTGCCTGCAAG GTTTCAGCAATACTTGGAAACGAATGCCAGAGAAAAACTATATGTGGTGGTCATAGTTTTGAAGATCATAATGAGAAAAAgggagggaaaaaaaatctaGAAGTACCATTTTCCAAAAGGCCAAAGTTAAGGAGAAAAGGAGTCCCTCTAAGATCCCCAATGTTCTGA
- the LOC133709910 gene encoding 1-aminocyclopropane-1-carboxylate oxidase homolog 4-like, with amino-acid sequence MAANGTLIGEQGYDRAEEVKQFDDSKLGVKGLVDSGLSSIPRIFIHPPEILQQFQPTTRPNAQPIPTIDLSDLHSDRRCSIVDQVSGACRNFGFFQITNHGIPSVVLDRTIAAVKAFHEQPTEVKARFYRREMGLGVSYFSNIDLYTSKAASWRDTLQMRLSPVPAAADDVPEVCRDEIAAWNRQIQRLGEELLGLMSEGLGLPAEKLKEMTCLEGRAMVGNYYPPCPQPDLTVGLTSHSDPGVLTVLLQDHIGGLQVKHDDAWLDVKPVSGALVINVGDLLQIISNEEYKSVDHRVMANPQHEARVAIAVFLNPSNREGVFGPLPELVSSEKPALYREFKFTEFIMRFFKKELNGKSLVNYYKL; translated from the exons ATGGCGGCAAATGGTACCTTGATCGGCGAGCAGGGTTATGACCGAGCTGAAGAAGTGAAGCAATTCGACGACTCCAAGCTCGGAGTCAAAGGCCTCGTCGACTCGGGTCTCTCCTCCATCCCCCGAATCTTTATCCACCCGCCCGAAATATTACAGCAATTCCAGCCCACGACCCGACCCAACGCCCAACCAATCCCCACCATCGACCTCTCCGACCTCCACTCCGATCGCCGCTGCTCCATCGTTGACCAAGTCAGTGGCGCGTGCCGCAACTTCGGTTTCTTCCAGATCACCAACCACGGCATACCGTCGGTGGTTCTCGACCGTACGATCGCCGCCGTCAAGGCCTTCCACGAGCAGCCGACTGAGGTCAAGGCGCGGTTCTACCGTAGAGAGATGGGCCTGGGCGTATCGTATTTCTCCAACATTGACCTGTACACGTCCAAAGCCGCCAGCTGGCGCGACACACTTCAGATGAGGCTCAGCCCCGTGCCGGCTGCCGCCGACGACGTTCCGGAGGTTTGTAGGGACGAAATTGCGGCATGGAACCGGCAGATCCAACGGCTGGGAGAGGAACTGCTGGGGCTGATGAGTGAAGGGCTGGGATTGCCTGCGGAGAAGCTGAAGGAGATGACGTGTCTGGAAGGGAGGGCGATGGTGGGCAACTACTACCCGCCCTGCCCGCAACCTGACCTCACCGTAGGGCTTACGTCACACAGTGACCCTGGAGTGTTGACCGTGCTGCTTCAAGATCACATTGGTGGGTTGCAGGTTAAGCACGATGATGCTTGGTTGGATGTGAAACCCGTCTCCGGTGCTCTTGTAATCAACGTTGGTGATTTACTCCAG ATTATTTCAAACGAGGAATACAAAAGCGTGGATCACCGGGTGATGGCGAATCCACAACACGAGGCGCGTGTCGCAATAGCCGTGTTTTTGAATCCGAGCAATAGAGAGGGCGTGTTTGGTCCGTTGCCGGAGCTGGTCTCGTCGGAGAAGCCAGCTCTCTACAGAGAGTTCAAGTTTACGGAATTCATAATGAGGTTCTTCAAGAAAGAATTGAATGGCAAATCTTTAGTAAATTATTATAAGTTGTAG
- the LOC133709909 gene encoding 1-aminocyclopropane-1-carboxylate oxidase homolog 4-like has translation MAANRTLIGEQGYDRAEEVKQFDESKLGVKGLVDSGLSSIPRIFIHPPEILQQFQPTTRPNAQPIPTIDLSDLHSDRRSSIVDQVSGACRNFGFFQITNHGIPSVVLDRTIAAVKAFHEQPTEVKARFYRREMIGHGVTYLSNVDLYTSKAASWRDTLQVRLGPLLEAADDVPKICRDEIVEWDREIRRLGEELLGLVSEGLGLRAEKLKEMTCLGGRAMVGHYYPPCPQPDLTVGLTSHSDPGVLTVLLQDHIGGLQVKHDGAWVDVKPVPGALVINVGDLLQIISNEEYKSVDHRVLANPHHEPRVSMAVFLNPSNREGVFGPLPEFISPEKPALYKEFKFSEFLLRFFKKELNGKSLVNYYKLQ, from the exons ATGGCGGCAAATAGAACCTTGATCGGCGAACAGGGTTATGATCGAGCTGAAGAAGTGAAGCAATTTGACGAGTCCAAGCTCGGAGTCAAAGGCCTCGTCGACTCGGGTCTCTCCTCCATCCCCCGAATCTTTATCCACCCGCCCGAAATATTACAGCAATTCCAGCCCACGACCCGACCCAACGCCCAACCAATCCCCACCATCGACCTCTCCGACCTCCACTCCGATCGCCGTTCCTCCATCGTCGACCAAGTCAGCGGCGCGTGCCGCAACTTCGGTTTCTTCCAGATCACCAACCACGGCATACCGTCGGTGGTTCTCGACCGTACGATCGCCGCCGTCAAGGCCTTCCACGAGCAGCCTACGGAAGTCAAAGCGCGGTTCTACCGTAGAGAGATGATAGGCCATGGCGTAACGTATCTATCCAACGTTGACCTGTACACCTCCAAAGCCGCCAGCTGGCGCGACACGCTTCAGGTGAGGCTCGGCCCTTTGCTGGAGGCCGCCGACGACGTTCCGAAGATTTGTAGGGACGAAATAGTTGAGTGGGACCGGGAGATCCGACGGCTGGGAGAGGAGCTTCTGGGGCTGGTGAGTGAAGGGCTGGGATTGCGCGCGGAGAAGCTGAAGGAGATGACGTGTCTGGGTGGGAGGGCGATGGTGGGCCACTACTACCCGCCCTGCCCGCAACCTGATCTAACGGTTGGGCTTACTTCACATAGTGATCCGGGAGTCTTGACCGTGCTGCTTCAAGATCATATTGGTGGATTGCAGGTTAAGCACGATGGTGCTTGGGTGGATGTGAAACCTGTCCCCGGTGCTCTTGTGATCAACGTTGGTGATTTACTCCAG ATTATTTCAAATGAGGAATACAAAAGTGTCGATCACCGGGTGTTGGCAAATCCACACCACGAGCCACGTGTTTCGATGGCCGTGTTTTTAAACCCGAGCAACAGAGAGGGGGTGTTTGGTCCGTTGCCAGAGTTCATCTCACCGGAGAAGCCCGCTCTCTACAAAGAGTTTAAGTTTTCGGAATTCCTATTGAGGTTCTTCAAGAAAGAATTGAATGGCAAATCTTTGGTAAATTACTATAAGCTGCAGTGA
- the LOC133712614 gene encoding protein RGF1 INDUCIBLE TRANSCRIPTION FACTOR 1-like isoform X2, which translates to MVVPQWLKIVYSTVFFETCIAHSDAKKNGIDHFCIDCLQPICLNCLAHHMFHKHIKIRRYIYSDVINRQDLCKLFNCSGIQTYHTNKAKVVFLKQRHQPQQQEQQRQRQHYNKSREYMCTTCHKNLQDNSLYCSVACKVSAILGNECQRKTICGGHSFEDHNEKKGGKKNLEVPFSKRPKLRRKGVPLRSPMF; encoded by the exons ATGGTGGTACCACAATGGTTGAAAATTGTGTACAGCACAGTATTCTTCGAGACTTGCATTGCACACTCGGATGCAAAAAAGAAcggtatagatcatttctgcattGATTGTCTTCAACCGATATGTCTGAACTGTCTTGCCCACCATATGTTTCACAAGCACATTAAG ATTCGGAGATATATTTACAGTGATGTGATTAATCGTCAAGACTTATGCAAGCTCTTCAACTGTTCTGGCATACAG ACATATCATACAAACAAAGCCAAAGTGGTATTCTTGAAGCAAAGGCATCAACCACAACAGCAAGAGCAACAGCGACAGCGACAACATTATAATAAATCGAGGGAGTATATGTGTACCACCTGCCACAAGAATTTGCAAGACAATTCCCTCTATTGCAGTGTTGCCTGCAAG GTTTCAGCAATACTTGGAAACGAATGCCAGAGAAAAACTATATGTGGTGGTCATAGTTTTGAAGATCATAATGAGAAAAAgggagggaaaaaaaatctaGAAGTACCATTTTCCAAAAGGCCAAAGTTAAGGAGAAAAGGAGTCCCTCTAAGATCCCCAATGTTCTGA